In a genomic window of bacterium:
- a CDS encoding response regulator transcription factor, with protein sequence MSAAGATPPTSGAAGTILVVEDDRSLREGLAMNFQLRGYRVLAAADGESGVRLAVEERPDVIVLDLMLPGLDGFEVLGRLRERELDVPVLILSARGQVADKVTGFQTGADDYVTKPFQLPELIARVEGMLRRSRRRAAPEPIAFGDLVIDLGARQVRRGGRAVTLLAKEFDLLSLLARHPGRPFTREAILERVWGWDFEGTARTVDNYILALRQKLERDPARPRHIKTVRQVGYKLDR encoded by the coding sequence ATGAGCGCCGCCGGCGCCACACCCCCGACGAGCGGGGCGGCGGGGACCATCCTGGTGGTCGAGGACGACCGCTCGCTGCGCGAGGGGCTGGCGATGAACTTCCAGCTGCGCGGCTACCGCGTGCTGGCGGCGGCGGACGGCGAGAGCGGCGTGCGGCTGGCAGTCGAAGAGCGGCCCGACGTGATCGTGCTCGACCTGATGCTCCCCGGGCTCGACGGCTTCGAAGTGCTCGGCAGGCTGCGCGAGCGCGAGCTGGACGTCCCGGTGCTCATCCTCTCGGCGCGGGGCCAGGTGGCCGACAAGGTCACCGGGTTCCAGACCGGCGCCGACGACTACGTCACCAAGCCCTTCCAGCTCCCGGAGTTGATCGCCCGCGTCGAGGGGATGCTGCGGCGCAGCCGTCGGCGCGCGGCACCCGAGCCGATCGCCTTCGGCGACCTCGTGATCGACCTCGGCGCGCGGCAGGTGCGTCGCGGCGGGCGCGCGGTGACGCTGCTGGCCAAGGAGTTCGATCTGCTCTCGCTGCTCGCGCGCCACCCGGGCCGGCCCTTCACGCGCGAGGCGATCCTCGAGCGGGTCTGGGGCTGGGACTTCGAGGGGACGGCGCGCACGGTCGACAACTACATCCTGGCGCTGCGCCAGAAGCTGGAGAGGGACCCGGCGCGCCCGCGCCACATCAAGACGGTGCGGCAGGTCGGCTACAAGCTGGACCGGTGA
- a CDS encoding HAMP domain-containing sensor histidine kinase, protein MQGGHSQQIDRIRRSLSLVPPFVTLSVGVVLPVLLSTAAGIVAIVAGEGSLTLVLGVLVVCFTVAAIGGAVILYVLLGRRARLVRLQSDLLANVTHELRTPLAAIRVHAQTLQSGLLAAEPAKAQESLRTIVRETEWLDAMVDRVLSWRAAARDRGSPHWATGPIGPVLEETVARFRRMVPPDEGEVALACESAAAVRHDPGALAQALLNLLVNAWKYSAPPRRISVEARDEGPQVLVAVADNGIGIPAREVKRVFEPFYRVLGAGSAGTGLGLAIVLHTVREMGGTITVDSREGVGSRFTIRLPRASAAGDAP, encoded by the coding sequence ATGCAGGGCGGGCACTCGCAGCAGATCGACCGGATCCGGCGCAGTCTGAGCCTGGTCCCGCCGTTCGTCACGCTCTCGGTGGGCGTGGTCCTCCCGGTGCTGCTCTCGACGGCGGCGGGCATCGTCGCCATCGTCGCCGGCGAGGGCTCGCTGACGCTGGTGCTGGGCGTCCTCGTGGTCTGCTTCACGGTCGCGGCCATCGGCGGCGCCGTGATCCTCTACGTGCTCCTCGGCCGCCGCGCCCGCCTGGTGCGGCTGCAGTCCGACCTGCTCGCGAACGTCACCCACGAGCTGCGCACGCCGCTGGCGGCGATCCGCGTGCACGCGCAGACGCTGCAGTCCGGCCTCCTCGCCGCGGAGCCGGCGAAGGCGCAGGAGAGCCTGCGCACGATCGTGCGCGAGACCGAGTGGCTCGACGCCATGGTCGACCGCGTGCTCAGCTGGCGCGCCGCCGCGCGCGACCGCGGTTCGCCGCACTGGGCGACGGGCCCCATCGGGCCGGTGCTCGAGGAGACCGTCGCGCGCTTCAGGCGGATGGTGCCCCCCGACGAGGGCGAGGTGGCCCTCGCGTGCGAGAGCGCCGCCGCCGTCCGCCACGACCCGGGCGCCCTCGCGCAGGCGCTCCTCAACCTCCTCGTCAACGCCTGGAAGTACTCCGCGCCGCCCCGCCGGATCAGCGTGGAGGCCCGCGACGAGGGTCCGCAGGTGCTCGTCGCCGTCGCGGACAACGGCATCGGCATCCCGGCCCGGGAGGTGAAGCGCGTCTTCGAGCCCTTCTATCGCGTGCTGGGCGCCGGCAGCGCCGGCACCGGGCTCGGGCTGGCCATCGTGCTCCACACCGTCAGGGAGATGGGTGGGACGATCACCGTGGACTCCCGGGAGGGCGTGGGCAGCCGCTTCACGATCCGGCTGCCGCGCGCGTCCGCCGCCGGGGACGCGCCATGA